DNA sequence from the Bacillus pumilus genome:
AAGGAATATGGGATATGCGTTCTTGTGATCATCGGCACTGGGGCCGTGAGCCTTTGGCTGAAATCTCAAGTAAACGGGCTCTTTTCTGCCCCTATTGAGCTTGTGATGCTGATCTTTGTTACGTGCGCGCTGTATGTCATTCTATTAATCTGTCTAGGGCTAGTGAAGCGAGAAGAGCTTCGCCGTATCCCGTTTATAGGGAAACTGCTTTAGCTCATTTCTTCTTGATCACTTCATCTTTCAAATCAATATAAAATGTCTTTTGATTAAAGCTGCAGTAGGAAATCTGATCAATTTCATGATAGCCCCTTTTGGCAAGCTCATCTTTCAGCCACTGTTCATTTTGATTAATTTGCTTCAAATGATCGTGCTGTACAACGCCATCAGCAATAAGTGGCAGCTCAAGCGCTCCGTGTGTGTGCTTGTTTTCTTTTTCGACAACCGCAAGCTTTCCGGATGGCTCTAAAATGGCGTAAGACACATCCTGAATGCTATCGATGTTGTTTTCTCTTAATTGAATGAGCAGGTCATCAAAATTGTATCGCTGTTTTCTCATCGCACCCTCGTCAATTTTCCCATTAATGATGAGCAGGACCGGTTTGCCGTCAAGAAAGCGCCGGACACCTTGGAATTTCAATGAGAGATAGGCAAGTGTGATTTGAATGAAGGTTAACAGCAGGATCGGCCATACCGTATGTAACATGTGATCCTCGACTTCTTCTATAGCGAGAACCGCAATTTCTGCGATCATCATAAAAATGACAAGATCTAAAATACTCAATTCGCCAATTTCTCTCTTGCCCATTAACCGAAAAATAAACCAAATAAGAAAATATAAAATGATTGTTCTCATGGAGATAATCAAGATGTCCTGCATGTGATGTAAACCCTCCTTCTCCACCATAGCTTGTGTCAAAACCCTTTATTTATGTAGAAAAGAAAGCCTCTGTTTTTATCGTGAGAAACATGTCTATTTTTTCTTCTATGTGAATACATTTTAGTAAAAGACAAGCTTCGGTCAATTGGAGAGGAGACGAATCACATGCAGGAAACGAAACAAATCGGAAA
Encoded proteins:
- a CDS encoding DUF421 domain-containing protein, with translation MQDILIISMRTIILYFLIWFIFRLMGKREIGELSILDLVIFMMIAEIAVLAIEEVEDHMLHTVWPILLLTFIQITLAYLSLKFQGVRRFLDGKPVLLIINGKIDEGAMRKQRYNFDDLLIQLRENNIDSIQDVSYAILEPSGKLAVVEKENKHTHGALELPLIADGVVQHDHLKQINQNEQWLKDELAKRGYHEIDQISYCSFNQKTFYIDLKDEVIKKK